The DNA segment CCAGAAGCCCGAGGTGGGATTTTGGGGAGTTCAGGAGGTCATTCTGGGCTACAGTGAGATTGTGTTTCAAAACGGCCCAATCCAGGGCCATGTGGTAGAAAGTAAAGGTGACTGCACCCAAGCCAGGCAGCCTGAGTGCCACACAGGGAGGATGCCAactcttctctgcccttcctggacacacacacacacacacacacacacacagatacctacacaaacagacacacaaccACACGGACAAACACAccaacatgtaaaataaaaaccgAGATCTGTAGGCCGAGGTTAAGAGACTCAGGCCTGTTATTGCCACACTTGGGAAAATGAAACGGGGGGACGGAAGTTAAGTCCATGACTAGCGGAGTCTAGAGGATGAAATCCTGTCTTAAGATAACCCgaaacaaagattttaaaaaaacgTACAACTGATGGCTGCCCTGGCTGTGGTTGGACTCCACACATGCcatcctcagtttccccaaggaAAAGGCGGGAGAGGTCAGCTTTTAGGTATCCGACTCCACCCCGTGAAACTGACAGGGAGCCAAGTAGTTGTGGGGACTCTCCAAGagaccctcctctgcctcccgcTTCCTGCCCACACCTGCCAGCGCCTGCCAGCTTCTGCCAGCTCCCAGCCGGAGGAACTCTGGTCGGCGCCCGGCCCCCGAGGGGCGTGCCTTCGGTGGGCGTGACGCGGGGCGTGGCTTCGCAGAGGGCCCGGGTTTATGAGGCCCGGCACATCTCGCCACAGAAGTGCCAGAGACGGGGGAGAGATAGGCGCACAGGTGAGGTCCagtctgagagacagagaggcaagaTCCAGAGGGAAGTAAAgcggggaggaggaagagaaagggaggagaggcgaGAAACTGCAGGGTAGGGACAGAGACTGCCCGGCGATCCAAACTGGGCGTGGTGACCCGGCCAAACCGcgtccagccccacccccatgacGTCAACCCACAATGCAGCGCGTTGTTGTGCCATGTAGCGAGCGTCGCTCTTGGCAACAGCGGCCGCCACCAGGCGAGGGCGTCCCGCTCCCGCCCCTTTATGCAAATCAACGACGTCACCTCGCGCCAATGGCGAGCGGGGGCGGTGAGCTCATCGCGGGGGCCGAGGCTATAAGAGTGCGCGCGGGCGGCGCGGGGCAGAGCGGCCGGCACCCGAGCCGGTCTGTACGGGCAGCGGACTGGGGGGCATACGGGGCCCCCCGGGGAGGCCGCGGCCACTCCCCCCGCCCCGGGGCCGAGCGCGGCGGGGGAGGTGGGGATGGAAACGCCCTTCTATGGCGAGGAGGCGCTGAGCGGCCTGGCTGCGGGTGCGTCGAGCGTCGCTGGTGCTACTGGGGCCCCCGGCGGTGGTGGTTTCGCGCCCCCGGGCCGCGCTTTCCCCGGGGCGCCCCCGACGAGCAGCATGCTGAAGAAAGACGCGCTGACGCTCAGCCTGGCGGAGCAGGGAGCGGCGGGATTGAAACCAGGGTCGGCCACTGCACCTTCTGCGCTGCGCCCCGACGGCGCCCCCGACGGGCTGCTGGCTTCGCCGGATCTTGGGCTGCTCAAACTCGCGTCGCCGGAGCTGGAGAGGCTGATCATCCAGTCCAACGGGCTGGTGACCACTACCCCGACCAGTACGCAGTTCCTCTACCCGAAGGTGGCGGCCAGCGAAGAGCAGGAGTTCGCCGAGGGCTTCGTCAAGGCGCTGGAGGACCTGCACAAGCAAAGCCAGCTGGGTGCGGCCACCGCGGCCACCTCAGGGGCACCCGCGCCCCCCGCGCCCGCCGACCTGGCGGCCACCCCCGGGGCCACGGAGACCCCGGTCTACGCCAACCTGAGCAGTTTCGCGGGTGGCGCCGGGCCCCCTGGGGGCGCGGCCACCGTGGCTTTCGCCGCGGAGCCAGTGCCCTTCCCGCCGCCCCCGGGCGCGCTGGGGCCGCCGCCACCTCCGCATCCACCGCGCCTGGCCGCGCTCAAGGACGAGCCGCAGACCGTGCCGGACGTGCCGAGCTTCGGCGACAGCCCTCCGCTGTCGCCCATCGACATGGACACGCAAGAACGCATCAAGGCGGAGCGCAAGAGGCTGCGCAACCGCATCGCCGCCTCCAAATGCCGCAAGCGCAAGCTGGAGCGTATCTCGCGCCTGGAAGAGAAAGTCAAGACCCTCAAAAGCCAGAACACAGAGCTGGCGTCCACCGCCAGCCTGCTGCGCGAGCAGGTGGCGCAGCTCAAACAGAAAGTCCTCAGCCACGTCAACAGCGGCTGCCAGCTGCTGCCCCAGCACCAGGTCCCGGCGTACTGAGCCCGAGCGCGGGGCGCATGCGCGGACTAGCTGCGGTGGGGGGGCGCCCCGGACTCTTTCGAGACTCGGTGCCCCCGGACTCGACAAGCCGGACCCCCCTTAACTCTGGATGGGGACCCCGAGCGCACGACCCCCGCCCTCGCGCCGCCTCTGTACCCCCAGTCCTGCGCGTGGCTGCCCCTTTGTACCTCCGAGTAGGGGCTCTAAGGGGCGCGCAGCCTCAcgctctgccttttttttttttcccccttttggaAGAGAGAACGGGAGTGTCCGATTCCGCCCTATTTATGTTTCTACTCGGGAACAAACGTTGGTTGCGTGTTGCGTGTGTGTTTCCTTGTGTTGGTTTTTTAAAGAAacgggaagaagaaaaaaaaaaactctccctcctccccccgctctctctcctcctcccgaCACCATCCcctctctttttgtttggttttgttttgctacGAGTCCACATTCCTGTTCCGTAATCCTTGGTTCGCCGGTTTTGTGTTTTCAGTAAAGTCTTCGTTACGCCAGCTTGGCTGTCCGCCTCCTTCTTCCCCCGCCTGGGCTGAGGGTGGGCGGGGCTggccctctcccatccccccactccctcctcctctaacctctttcctcccctcccccagcgaAGGGGGGAGCGCGGCGTGGGCGCGGGCTGTGCCTGCACATCTGCTGCGCAGCGAGCGCCACCTAGGTGCACGCTGTCGGCCCAGGTCCAGGTGGCACCGGGACGCGAGGCTCCTGGACTAGCCTATCAACTTAGCTGCTATATCCTTTGGGAAGAAGAGTGACTACATGGGAAGGGGCAAAAGGAAGTGCTCAGAAGCTTGGGGCCTCCGGGATTCATCCATACAGAGTAGAGACGGGCTTGCCGCCTGTGCCCACTAGATTTTATTCGCCTTTGTTGGTTTCAGAGGGTACCTCAGACCCAGAGCCTTCTCTGCAAGTCTATGAAGTGGGAGCCTAGAATCATGTAGGTGCATTGAGAGATCTCCCTGACACGCCCCCTTCTCGAAGCACCTGCTGTCCTATTTTGAGGAAACAATATTAAGCGAAGTAAAGCAATTGTCTTGAGTCACACAgaatctttatttttgagacaaggatacTCCATGTAGtcttgactgttctggaactttctatgaaGACCAGGCAgagctccccctgcctctgcttcctgagtgctggggttaaaggtatgtgccaccacacctgcctgttGCATTCCGTTTTCAGTGCCCTGGGCTTAGAGCAGATTAATCAAGGTCGTCCAGCTCAGCCCAGTGGGAACATCCGACCCTaggtctcccctcccctcctccatgttATGTATACAGTTTCCTGTCAGCCCTGGGCTCTGCTGTTGAGACCctgggtgtcactgtgggtgatAGGGTCACATGGAAGTCCCAGTGGGTGCAGGTGTCCCTAGACAGCCCTGCAAGCCGCTGagtgcctgcctgcccaccctgAATGGAACTGTTTTGTGGGTCCAGTTTGGTGGTTTTGGCATCCTCCtaacatttgggaggctgaggcaggagactcctAAATCCTAGACCAGCCCGGGCTACAGACCCTGTCTAGTAAGACTAAGGCTAGTAATGAAAAGGCTTAAACATAGGTCCCCTGGATGCTGGGATGACAATCTAGTTCACACAGTgtgaggatggaacccagggctgaGTTTCCTGGGTAGGCACTCTCCTGAGCTTTAGGCACTTAAGAGTCCCAGCTTGGGTACCACGGTGGAGCTTTGCAGCAGCTATGAAAGCTATACTCTTCCTTTGTGGGCCTCTTATGTGCTATGAAATGGGggttcccctcttccctgtccctctCAAATAGGgctaagattattattattattattattattattattattattattattattttgagacagggtttctctgtgtagccctggctgtcctagaactctctctgtagaccaggctgacctcaaactcggaaattctcctgcctctgcctcccaagggctaggattaaaggtgtgcaccaccaccgcccagcagggCCAAGATTATTGTACCCCTATTACACAGCAGTGGCCCAGGGAGGGCAGGAGACCTGTTCCACAGGCTGTGAACAGCACAGTAGAAATTTGAACTCTGACCTCCTTTGGCCCTTGAAGTGTTGGGATACCATGTATACCAGTGTCTGCAGTGTTCTGCTTTGTAGTGTTAGATGGAGTCTGGGTCTTTATAAagatttgtgttgttgtttgagatgatgtcttactgtatagcccagACCGACCTCGAACTCAGTTTTTCCCACctctgagactaaaggcatgtgccaccgcagCAACCCAATGAGGTTTTGTTGGTGTTGGGAGTGTCCAGTCAGCTGATCAGAGCCAGGCTGGGCACCGCAAGCCTGTGACTCAAGCACTTGCAATGTAGAGGCAGAAGGGCCGTG comes from the Mus pahari chromosome 19, PAHARI_EIJ_v1.1, whole genome shotgun sequence genome and includes:
- the Jund gene encoding transcription factor jun-D, which codes for METPFYGEEALSGLAAGASSVAGATGAPGGGGFAPPGRAFPGAPPTSSMLKKDALTLSLAEQGAAGLKPGSATAPSALRPDGAPDGLLASPDLGLLKLASPELERLIIQSNGLVTTTPTSTQFLYPKVAASEEQEFAEGFVKALEDLHKQSQLGAATAATSGAPAPPAPADLAATPGATETPVYANLSSFAGGAGPPGGAATVAFAAEPVPFPPPPGALGPPPPPHPPRLAALKDEPQTVPDVPSFGDSPPLSPIDMDTQERIKAERKRLRNRIAASKCRKRKLERISRLEEKVKTLKSQNTELASTASLLREQVAQLKQKVLSHVNSGCQLLPQHQVPAY